Proteins found in one Ovis canadensis isolate MfBH-ARS-UI-01 breed Bighorn chromosome 20, ARS-UI_OviCan_v2, whole genome shotgun sequence genomic segment:
- the SLC17A4 gene encoding probable small intestine urate exporter isoform X2: MSNTIEAGTIVGGPVNNDTVNMAQVQTSRKGFCSVRHGLALILHLCNLSISTQQMNMSIALPVMVNNTALPSSPNASTERPPIDSQDNWNETLNESKAVAAVYDWSPEIQGIILSSLNYGSFLAPIPSSYMAEVFGTRYLSGTCMFITSVLALFTPLAADTGVTVLIVLRVIQGIVQVALLTSQYSIWARWAPPQERSQLITIAIAGSVLGCFIIFLVGGYLCQTIGWPYVFYIFGGIGCVCSFLWFAVIYDDPVNHPFISTREKDYIVCSLAQEGSPPGWSLPTKAMIKSLPLWSILIFYFSDYWHFFVQTSYLPTFITSVLQANIRDSGILSALPFASACICLVPGGLLADFLLSRKILRLNTIRKLFTAIGVLLPAVLFTSVFWVRSSFSTTIAFLTISSAIKSFAQSGALVNFMDIAPRYSALLRALSQIFSYLAGAISPTVNGFLISQDPELGWRNVFLLSAAVGVLGLIFYLIFGQAEVQDWAKCRHAPASERTE; this comes from the exons GCTTTTGTTCAGTTCGACATGGGCTAGCCCTTATCCTGCATCTGTGTAATCTTTCGATTTCCACCCAACAAATGAACATGAGCATTGCCTTGCCAGTTATGGTGAACAATACAGCTCTGCCCAGTTCACCCAATGCCTCCACAGAGAGGCCACCCATTGACTCCCAGGACAACTGGAACGAAACTCTGAACGAATCTAAGGCAGTG GCTGCTGTGTATGACTGGAGTCCTGAAATTCAGGGGATCATCCTCAGCTCACTCAACTATGGCTCATTCTTGGCTCCAATTCCCAGTAGCTATATGGCTGAAGTATTTGGAACCAGGTATTTGTCTGGTACCTGCATGTTTATTACCTCAGTCCTGGCCCTCTTCACTCCACTAGCAGCTGATACTGGAGTGACTGTGCTCATTGTCCTACGGGTCATCCAAGGCATAGTCCAG GTTGCATTATTAACAAGTCAGTATTCAATCTGGGCTAGATGGGCTCCACCACAAGAAAGGAGTCAACTCATCACCATTGCTATAGCAG GGTCAGTGCTGGGCTGCTTCATCATCTTCCTTGTCGGTGGTTACCTCTGCCAGACTATAGGATGGCCTTATGTCTTCTATATCTTTG gtggAATTGGCTGTGTCTGTTCTTTTCTCTGGTTTGCTGTCATTTATGATGACCCTGTGAATCATCCATTTATTAGCACTAGAGAGAAGGACTATATCGTCTGTTCACTGGCTCAAGAG GGTTCTCCACCAGGCTGGTCTCTTCCCACTAAAGCTATGATCAAATCACTACCACTTTGGAGCATTCTCATCTTTTACTTCAGTGATTACTGGCATTTTTTTGTCCAGACATCATACTTGCCAACATTCATCACCTCTGTACTTCAAGCTAACATCAGAGAT AGTGGGATACTGTCAGCCCTGCCATTTGCTTCTGCCTGTATCTGTCTTGTCCCTGGAGGTCTACTGGCAGATTTTCTCCTCTCCAGAAAAATCCTCAGACTCAATACCATCAGGAAACTCTTCACTGCTATCG GGGTTCTCCTCCCAGCTGTGCTCTTCACATCTGTTTTCTGGGTTAGATCCAGCTTCAGCACCACTATAGCCTTCTTGACAATATCTTCTGCCATCAAAAGCTTCGCCCAATCAGGAGCCCTTGTCAACTTCATGGATATTGCTCCTCG GTACAGTGCCTTACTCAGGGCACTATCACAGATCTTTTCTTACCTGGCAGGAGCCATCTCTCCCACGGTCAACGGATTTTTGATCAGTCAG GATCCAGAGCTTGgttggagaaatgtcttcttACTTTCAGCTGCTGTGGGCGTATTAGGCCTGATTTTCTACCTCATTTTCGGCCAAGCAGAAGTGCAAGACTGGGCTAAATGCAGACATGCACCCGCTTCTGAACGAACCGAGTGA
- the SLC17A4 gene encoding probable small intestine urate exporter isoform X1 produces the protein MAEDQDIFNAKVNTTVWEKRTKMSNTIEAGTIVGGPVNNDTVNMAQVQTSRKGFCSVRHGLALILHLCNLSISTQQMNMSIALPVMVNNTALPSSPNASTERPPIDSQDNWNETLNESKAVAAVYDWSPEIQGIILSSLNYGSFLAPIPSSYMAEVFGTRYLSGTCMFITSVLALFTPLAADTGVTVLIVLRVIQGIVQVALLTSQYSIWARWAPPQERSQLITIAIAGSVLGCFIIFLVGGYLCQTIGWPYVFYIFGGIGCVCSFLWFAVIYDDPVNHPFISTREKDYIVCSLAQEGSPPGWSLPTKAMIKSLPLWSILIFYFSDYWHFFVQTSYLPTFITSVLQANIRDSGILSALPFASACICLVPGGLLADFLLSRKILRLNTIRKLFTAIGVLLPAVLFTSVFWVRSSFSTTIAFLTISSAIKSFAQSGALVNFMDIAPRYSALLRALSQIFSYLAGAISPTVNGFLISQDPELGWRNVFLLSAAVGVLGLIFYLIFGQAEVQDWAKCRHAPASERTE, from the exons GCTTTTGTTCAGTTCGACATGGGCTAGCCCTTATCCTGCATCTGTGTAATCTTTCGATTTCCACCCAACAAATGAACATGAGCATTGCCTTGCCAGTTATGGTGAACAATACAGCTCTGCCCAGTTCACCCAATGCCTCCACAGAGAGGCCACCCATTGACTCCCAGGACAACTGGAACGAAACTCTGAACGAATCTAAGGCAGTG GCTGCTGTGTATGACTGGAGTCCTGAAATTCAGGGGATCATCCTCAGCTCACTCAACTATGGCTCATTCTTGGCTCCAATTCCCAGTAGCTATATGGCTGAAGTATTTGGAACCAGGTATTTGTCTGGTACCTGCATGTTTATTACCTCAGTCCTGGCCCTCTTCACTCCACTAGCAGCTGATACTGGAGTGACTGTGCTCATTGTCCTACGGGTCATCCAAGGCATAGTCCAG GTTGCATTATTAACAAGTCAGTATTCAATCTGGGCTAGATGGGCTCCACCACAAGAAAGGAGTCAACTCATCACCATTGCTATAGCAG GGTCAGTGCTGGGCTGCTTCATCATCTTCCTTGTCGGTGGTTACCTCTGCCAGACTATAGGATGGCCTTATGTCTTCTATATCTTTG gtggAATTGGCTGTGTCTGTTCTTTTCTCTGGTTTGCTGTCATTTATGATGACCCTGTGAATCATCCATTTATTAGCACTAGAGAGAAGGACTATATCGTCTGTTCACTGGCTCAAGAG GGTTCTCCACCAGGCTGGTCTCTTCCCACTAAAGCTATGATCAAATCACTACCACTTTGGAGCATTCTCATCTTTTACTTCAGTGATTACTGGCATTTTTTTGTCCAGACATCATACTTGCCAACATTCATCACCTCTGTACTTCAAGCTAACATCAGAGAT AGTGGGATACTGTCAGCCCTGCCATTTGCTTCTGCCTGTATCTGTCTTGTCCCTGGAGGTCTACTGGCAGATTTTCTCCTCTCCAGAAAAATCCTCAGACTCAATACCATCAGGAAACTCTTCACTGCTATCG GGGTTCTCCTCCCAGCTGTGCTCTTCACATCTGTTTTCTGGGTTAGATCCAGCTTCAGCACCACTATAGCCTTCTTGACAATATCTTCTGCCATCAAAAGCTTCGCCCAATCAGGAGCCCTTGTCAACTTCATGGATATTGCTCCTCG GTACAGTGCCTTACTCAGGGCACTATCACAGATCTTTTCTTACCTGGCAGGAGCCATCTCTCCCACGGTCAACGGATTTTTGATCAGTCAG GATCCAGAGCTTGgttggagaaatgtcttcttACTTTCAGCTGCTGTGGGCGTATTAGGCCTGATTTTCTACCTCATTTTCGGCCAAGCAGAAGTGCAAGACTGGGCTAAATGCAGACATGCACCCGCTTCTGAACGAACCGAGTGA